One region of Veillonellaceae bacterium genomic DNA includes:
- a CDS encoding isoprenyl transferase translates to MWKKWFSKSRNDANNEIYDSVDMSRIPKHIAIIMDGNGRWAQKRGLLRTFGHKAGAETLRAIVQTVSELGVQVLTAYAFSTENWKRPNDEVSLLMNLLSEYLDNEIDELCDNNVQIRFIGKIDELAPMLQHKIEKAQTRTAQNSGLVLNLAVNYGGRAEITRAVQIISDKVAQGQLCPNEINENVINNYLYTKDLPDPDLLIRPSGDFRVSNFLLWQLAYTEFYFTDLYWPDFKPDHLIQAIAAYQNRDRRFGGLNNSKPRNTK, encoded by the coding sequence GTGTGGAAGAAGTGGTTTAGTAAAAGTCGAAATGATGCAAACAACGAAATATATGATTCTGTAGATATGTCACGTATCCCAAAACACATCGCTATTATAATGGATGGCAACGGACGTTGGGCTCAAAAACGTGGTTTACTGCGTACGTTTGGCCACAAAGCCGGTGCCGAAACCTTACGAGCAATAGTACAAACAGTTTCAGAATTAGGTGTTCAAGTATTAACAGCCTATGCTTTTTCTACTGAAAATTGGAAAAGGCCAAACGATGAAGTCAGCTTGCTGATGAATTTGCTTTCAGAGTATCTTGATAATGAGATTGATGAACTTTGCGACAATAATGTCCAAATAAGGTTTATTGGCAAGATAGATGAATTAGCACCAATGTTACAGCATAAAATTGAAAAAGCTCAGACGCGAACAGCCCAAAATAGTGGTTTAGTATTAAACCTTGCCGTGAATTACGGCGGAAGGGCTGAAATAACACGCGCTGTTCAGATAATTTCAGACAAGGTTGCCCAAGGGCAGCTATGCCCAAATGAGATAAATGAGAATGTAATTAACAATTATTTATATACCAAGGATTTACCGGATCCTGACCTTCTTATCCGGCCGAGCGGCGATTTTAGAGTAAGTAATTTTCTATTATGGCAGCTCGCCTATACTGAATTCTATTTTACTGATTTATATTGGCCTGATTTCAAACCCGATCATCTGATTCAGGCTATTGCCGCATATCAAAATCGCGATAGGCGGTTTGGCGGATTAAATAATTCAAAACCACGTAATACAAAGTAG
- a CDS encoding phosphatidate cytidylyltransferase, whose translation MLGKRIITAVVGIAIAIYVIDYGQWLFSAAVSVLALLAWREYYSMLKNNKIACLYWPGTVAVLLLQLSAWLGNTHEIIMIVYFFIFTVLVKVIIDYPKFSIADAAFTTLGFIYVGLSFSYIIAIRFVDFAALSGTYFLWMALIGTWASDTFAYFVGSRFGKNKLCPALSPGKTREGALGGLIGCIISVAAFAFFVNFDIVHSLFIGTLIGIVAPVGDLAESALKRFSGVKDSGKILPGHGGVLDRFDSIMFSAPVVYYYITNILT comes from the coding sequence ATGCTCGGAAAACGGATTATAACAGCGGTAGTCGGTATTGCTATCGCAATATATGTAATTGATTATGGCCAATGGTTATTCTCTGCCGCTGTCAGCGTACTTGCATTGCTTGCTTGGCGTGAGTACTACAGTATGTTAAAAAATAATAAAATAGCTTGCTTATATTGGCCTGGAACTGTTGCAGTGTTGCTGCTTCAGCTAAGCGCTTGGCTAGGTAATACTCATGAAATAATTATGATAGTTTACTTCTTTATTTTTACGGTATTAGTAAAGGTCATAATCGATTATCCAAAGTTTAGTATAGCAGATGCTGCATTTACTACACTTGGTTTTATTTATGTAGGGTTATCGTTTTCGTATATTATAGCAATTAGATTTGTGGATTTTGCTGCGTTATCGGGAACTTATTTTTTATGGATGGCTCTCATAGGCACATGGGCGAGTGATACTTTTGCTTACTTTGTCGGCTCGAGGTTTGGAAAAAATAAGCTCTGCCCCGCGCTTAGTCCTGGCAAAACCAGAGAAGGCGCATTAGGCGGTTTGATTGGCTGCATAATAAGCGTTGCTGCCTTTGCCTTTTTTGTGAACTTTGATATTGTCCATAGTTTATTTATCGGTACGCTAATTGGAATTGTAGCACCGGTTGGCGATCTAGCGGAGTCTGCCCTTAAGCGGTTCTCCGGTGTAAAAGATTCTGGCAAAATATTACCTGGTCACGGTGGTGTGTTAGATCGTTTTGATAGCATTATGTTTTCAGCACCAGTTGTTTATTACTATATTACTAATATCTTGACATAG
- a CDS encoding 1-deoxy-D-xylulose-5-phosphate reductoisomerase → MKEVVILGSTGSIGKQALEVITANPTKFRVVALAAYQNDHLLEQQIQQFNPSIAVLVDKKAADRLSARYRGTTVILAGEDGLLEAATYHKASIVLTSMVGFAGLKPTLAAIDAGKDIALANKETLVAAGALVMARARAKNVRILPVDSEHSAILQCLSGENRGNIKRIILTASGGPFRGYTKEQISKVTVSDCLRHPNWNMGQKITIDSATMANKGLEVIEARWLFDVGYNQIDVVVHPQSIIHSMVEFTDGAVMAQLGKPDMKIPIQYALTYPERIPSPMTGLNFSEVASLTFEEPNNTIFPALDMAIQAGKAGGTLPCVFNAANEEAVYAFLGGKIKFQDITDVISHVIDRHELVIDPNYEQILKTDLWARKLAVEAMF, encoded by the coding sequence ATGAAGGAAGTAGTTATTCTCGGTAGTACTGGCTCTATTGGAAAACAGGCGTTGGAGGTTATTACTGCCAATCCCACAAAATTTCGTGTAGTAGCTTTGGCGGCCTATCAAAATGACCATTTGCTCGAGCAGCAGATTCAGCAGTTTAATCCCTCAATTGCTGTTTTAGTGGATAAAAAGGCGGCAGATAGGCTCTCAGCTCGATATCGCGGTACAACAGTTATTCTTGCAGGCGAAGATGGATTACTGGAGGCAGCGACTTATCATAAAGCCTCAATCGTTTTAACTTCGATGGTAGGGTTTGCGGGCCTTAAACCTACATTAGCGGCAATTGATGCGGGTAAGGACATTGCCCTGGCGAATAAGGAAACGCTTGTTGCGGCCGGGGCATTAGTTATGGCTAGAGCTAGAGCAAAAAATGTTAGGATACTGCCGGTCGATAGTGAGCATAGCGCAATTTTGCAATGTCTTTCCGGAGAGAACCGAGGCAATATAAAACGGATTATTCTTACAGCCTCTGGCGGACCATTCCGTGGATATACTAAGGAACAGATCAGCAAGGTAACGGTCAGCGATTGTTTGCGTCATCCAAATTGGAATATGGGTCAAAAAATTACAATCGATTCAGCCACTATGGCCAATAAAGGCTTGGAAGTCATCGAAGCTCGCTGGCTATTTGACGTTGGCTATAATCAAATTGATGTCGTAGTACATCCTCAAAGCATTATCCATTCTATGGTCGAATTTACTGATGGTGCTGTTATGGCACAGTTAGGAAAGCCGGATATGAAAATCCCAATTCAGTATGCTTTGACCTATCCGGAACGCATTCCTTCGCCGATGACTGGTCTTAATTTTAGTGAGGTTGCTTCTCTTACCTTCGAAGAACCCAACAATACAATCTTTCCTGCTTTAGACATGGCCATACAGGCTGGGAAGGCTGGAGGTACTCTGCCTTGCGTATTTAATGCAGCTAACGAGGAAGCTGTGTATGCTTTTCTGGGCGGGAAAATAAAATTCCAGGATATTACCGATGTTATTAGTCATGTCATTGATAGACACGAGCTGGTCATCGATCCAAATTACGAACAAATTTTAAAAACTGACTTATGGGCGAGAAAGCTAGCAGTTGAAGCGATGTTCTAG
- the rseP gene encoding RIP metalloprotease RseP codes for MSITVIATIFVFGLLIFVHELGHFVTAKIVGMRVDEFAIGFGPKLLSRKHGETLYSLRIIPLGGFNKIAGMDPEEEQDERSFSAKPIWARMLVIVAGSAMNFVLPILLLAGVFFYAGIDTPSNEAIIGSILPDKPAARAGLMTGDKILAVNEHKIDSWRDFVDNIQGNAGNQLNVRYERHGEINNITLVPEFDQKANKGIVGIMPQIQNYRPGLLESIGLAVKQTYLVTVSMIIGIGQMITGQIAAEVAGPIGVAQMAGEFAQLGVIPLLQFAAFLSINLGLINLLPVPVLDGGHIVTLAVEGVRGKPLSSSKMQIVQMIGFVLLMLLLIMATFKDVVRLSG; via the coding sequence TTGTCAATTACGGTTATTGCCACTATATTTGTTTTTGGATTACTAATTTTCGTTCACGAGTTAGGCCATTTTGTTACAGCGAAAATTGTTGGGATGCGAGTTGATGAGTTTGCAATAGGTTTTGGTCCTAAGCTGCTAAGCCGAAAGCATGGAGAGACATTATACTCATTGCGTATTATACCGTTGGGCGGATTTAACAAAATTGCCGGAATGGATCCTGAGGAAGAACAAGATGAGCGTTCTTTTAGTGCCAAGCCAATATGGGCAAGAATGTTAGTAATAGTAGCTGGTTCGGCAATGAATTTTGTTTTGCCGATATTGCTTTTGGCGGGGGTGTTTTTTTATGCCGGTATTGATACACCATCAAATGAAGCAATAATTGGATCAATCTTACCTGATAAACCTGCAGCCCGGGCCGGCTTGATGACGGGTGACAAAATACTAGCAGTTAATGAACATAAAATTGACTCTTGGCGCGATTTTGTTGATAACATTCAAGGCAATGCTGGTAATCAGCTTAATGTTCGCTATGAGCGCCACGGTGAGATAAACAATATAACCTTAGTGCCAGAATTTGACCAAAAGGCAAATAAAGGCATTGTAGGTATTATGCCGCAAATTCAAAATTATCGTCCTGGCCTATTGGAGTCAATAGGATTAGCCGTTAAGCAGACCTATCTAGTCACAGTTAGCATGATAATCGGCATTGGACAGATGATAACAGGCCAAATTGCAGCTGAAGTTGCTGGTCCAATTGGCGTTGCTCAGATGGCCGGTGAGTTTGCTCAGTTGGGAGTTATTCCCTTACTCCAGTTCGCTGCTTTCTTAAGTATAAATCTTGGATTAATCAATCTGTTGCCTGTTCCAGTTCTTGACGGTGGTCATATTGTTACATTGGCTGTCGAGGGTGTTAGGGGTAAGCCATTAAGCAGCAGCAAGATGCAAATAGTTCAAATGATAGGATTTGTGTTGTTAATGTTATTGCTAATTATGGCTACCTTCAAAGACGTAGTTCGTTTGAGCGGTTAA
- the ispG gene encoding flavodoxin-dependent (E)-4-hydroxy-3-methylbut-2-enyl-diphosphate synthase — protein MRDTMQRRNTREIKLGSVKIGGGSPVSVQSMTNTKTDNVNATVQQIKQLAQAGCDIVRMAVPDMEAAVAIEKIKLLTDNVPLVADIHFDYRLALAAIERGIDGLRLNPGNIGNPEHIAAVVKAAQKRNIPIRIGVNAGSLDKQLLAKYGGHPVAEAMVESAINHVKILEELDFFNIKISLKAHDVPLTIRAYQLMSQTVDYPLHLGVTEAGTHRSGVIKSAVGIGALLAQGIGDTFRISLTGDPVEEVRVANEILKSLGLKSYGPTLISCPTCGRCNINLADIADQVEKRLVNVKKPLKVAVMGCVVNGPGEAREADIGIAGGKGEGLLFRKGEIIKKVPESELVRELFIELDKIIKEAPYQ, from the coding sequence ATGCGTGATACTATGCAGCGAAGAAATACCAGAGAGATTAAACTTGGCAGCGTAAAGATAGGCGGCGGTTCGCCTGTATCTGTTCAGTCCATGACTAATACTAAAACCGATAATGTGAATGCAACTGTTCAGCAAATTAAGCAATTAGCACAGGCTGGCTGCGATATTGTAAGAATGGCTGTACCTGATATGGAGGCGGCCGTTGCCATTGAAAAAATTAAGTTGTTAACCGACAATGTGCCGTTGGTAGCTGATATCCATTTTGATTATCGATTAGCGTTAGCGGCAATAGAAAGAGGCATCGATGGCCTGCGGCTAAATCCTGGTAATATTGGTAATCCTGAACATATTGCTGCAGTTGTTAAGGCGGCCCAAAAACGTAATATACCTATTAGAATTGGTGTAAATGCCGGCTCTTTAGATAAGCAGCTGCTTGCTAAGTACGGCGGACACCCGGTTGCCGAAGCAATGGTAGAAAGTGCGATAAATCATGTAAAAATACTTGAAGAGTTAGACTTTTTTAATATAAAAATTTCGCTCAAAGCCCATGATGTGCCCTTAACTATCAGGGCATATCAGCTGATGTCACAGACGGTTGATTATCCACTGCATTTAGGTGTTACCGAGGCGGGCACGCATCGATCAGGAGTGATAAAGTCAGCAGTGGGGATTGGAGCACTACTGGCCCAGGGAATTGGCGACACTTTCAGAATTTCCTTGACAGGAGACCCAGTTGAGGAAGTACGTGTAGCAAATGAGATTCTCAAATCCCTTGGTCTAAAAAGTTATGGCCCAACACTGATTTCTTGTCCGACCTGCGGTCGATGCAATATTAATTTAGCTGATATTGCTGATCAAGTTGAAAAAAGGCTTGTTAATGTTAAAAAACCGTTAAAGGTAGCAGTTATGGGCTGCGTTGTCAACGGACCTGGCGAAGCACGCGAGGCCGATATTGGCATAGCCGGTGGAAAAGGTGAAGGCTTGCTTTTTCGCAAGGGAGAAATTATAAAGAAAGTGCCGGAAAGTGAATTAGTTAGAGAACTCTTTATTGAGCTCGATAAAATCATCAAGGAGGCCCCTTATCAATGA
- a CDS encoding proline--tRNA ligase gives MKASQLYAPTLRETPAEAEVISHQLMLRAGMLRKAAGGVYTYLPLAWRVLKKIETIVREEMDAKGGQELLMPIMQPAEMWLETGRWNVYGDEMFRLKDRHNRDFCLGPTHEEMITTLVRSDVRSYRQLPLMLYQIQNKYRDEIRPRFGLMRGREFIMKDLYSFDRDENGLDESYNKMYDAYTRVFTRCGLEFRAVEADAGAIGGSGTHEFMVIADSGEAAIVYCPDCNYAANVEKAELTPIEADKETLESIAEVNTPNSKSIKDLAAYLNIPESKTIKTLAYNTEKGLVLALVRGDHEANEIKIKNALDCLEVDMADEKTIIDAIGGAPGYIGPVNVKNVKIIADTSVMKMYNAVCGANKLEKHYINVNPKRDFTPDIVTDIRLVQPGDPCGHCGTPLKTARGIEVGQVFKLYTKYSKALNATFLDENGKEKPMVMGCYGIGVSRTMAAAIEQNYDENGIIWPAAIAPYHVVVIPVNAKDTAQREFAEMIYAKLNDAGIETLLDERNERPGVRFKDADLIGYPIRIIIGPKTVNENQVEVKIRRTGEVHYLPLDNLLDSIKEFIAKL, from the coding sequence ATGAAAGCATCACAACTATATGCACCTACATTAAGAGAGACACCCGCAGAAGCCGAAGTAATCAGTCATCAGCTGATGCTACGGGCTGGTATGCTGCGTAAAGCAGCTGGCGGCGTATATACATATCTTCCATTGGCTTGGCGCGTTTTGAAGAAAATTGAAACAATAGTTAGAGAAGAAATGGACGCAAAAGGCGGGCAGGAATTATTGATGCCTATTATGCAGCCCGCTGAGATGTGGCTTGAAACAGGACGCTGGAATGTATATGGCGATGAGATGTTCCGTCTTAAAGATCGGCATAACCGTGATTTCTGCTTAGGGCCTACCCACGAAGAAATGATTACTACTCTAGTACGATCTGACGTTCGATCCTACCGCCAGCTTCCTCTAATGCTTTATCAAATTCAGAATAAATATCGTGATGAAATTAGGCCGCGTTTTGGATTAATGCGCGGTCGGGAATTTATTATGAAAGATCTCTATTCATTTGATCGTGATGAAAATGGCCTAGACGAGAGCTATAACAAAATGTATGATGCTTATACCCGCGTATTTACGCGCTGTGGTCTTGAATTTCGGGCAGTCGAGGCAGACGCTGGAGCAATAGGCGGAAGCGGTACGCATGAGTTCATGGTTATTGCCGATTCCGGTGAGGCCGCAATAGTGTATTGCCCGGATTGTAATTACGCTGCAAACGTTGAGAAGGCTGAGTTAACTCCTATCGAGGCTGATAAAGAAACTTTAGAATCAATAGCAGAAGTAAACACTCCTAATTCTAAATCAATTAAAGATCTTGCAGCCTATTTGAATATTCCCGAGTCTAAGACCATAAAAACTCTAGCTTATAACACAGAGAAGGGTTTAGTTCTTGCGTTGGTTCGTGGCGATCATGAGGCTAATGAGATTAAAATAAAGAACGCGCTTGATTGTCTTGAAGTCGACATGGCTGATGAAAAGACAATTATCGATGCAATTGGCGGCGCTCCCGGGTATATAGGACCTGTTAATGTGAAAAATGTCAAGATTATCGCTGATACAAGCGTTATGAAAATGTATAACGCAGTATGTGGAGCGAACAAACTAGAAAAGCATTATATTAATGTTAATCCGAAAAGGGATTTTACCCCAGACATTGTTACAGATATAAGGCTTGTTCAACCGGGGGATCCTTGCGGTCACTGCGGTACGCCTTTGAAAACGGCTCGGGGTATTGAAGTTGGACAAGTATTTAAACTGTATACTAAGTATAGTAAGGCTCTCAATGCAACCTTCCTCGATGAGAATGGAAAAGAAAAACCGATGGTAATGGGATGCTATGGTATTGGGGTAAGCCGTACGATGGCAGCGGCAATTGAACAAAATTATGACGAGAATGGTATTATTTGGCCTGCCGCTATTGCGCCTTATCATGTAGTAGTTATTCCAGTTAACGCAAAAGATACTGCACAACGAGAGTTTGCTGAAATGATTTACGCGAAACTAAATGATGCTGGTATCGAAACGCTGCTGGATGAACGTAATGAACGTCCGGGTGTTAGATTCAAAGATGCCGATCTCATTGGCTATCCAATTAGAATAATCATCGGACCAAAGACTGTAAATGAAAACCAAGTTGAGGTAAAGATACGACGTACAGGTGAAGTTCACTATCTTCCACTTGACAACCTCCTTGATAGTATAAAGGAGTTTATTGCCAAGCTTTAA
- a CDS encoding CoA-binding protein: protein MDEMIRMLDEKVWAVVGATDNKEKFGYKIFKYLQNYGYKVYPVNPGVTEIDGHKCYASLKALPEKPGAVNVVVSPKIGQLIMHDCAELGIKKVWLQPGADGDAVIATANQLGLAVIHHACVMVELRKKGGVS, encoded by the coding sequence ATGGATGAAATGATCAGAATGCTTGATGAAAAGGTGTGGGCAGTAGTTGGAGCTACAGATAATAAGGAGAAATTCGGTTACAAAATCTTTAAGTATCTCCAAAACTACGGATACAAAGTATATCCTGTCAATCCCGGTGTTACAGAAATTGACGGGCACAAGTGCTACGCCAGTCTTAAGGCCTTACCAGAAAAACCTGGAGCAGTCAACGTTGTAGTTTCGCCCAAAATCGGTCAGCTAATAATGCACGATTGCGCGGAGTTAGGCATTAAAAAAGTTTGGCTGCAGCCAGGGGCTGATGGAGACGCAGTTATTGCTACAGCAAATCAACTTGGTTTGGCTGTAATCCATCACGCTTGCGTTATGGTTGAATTAAGAAAAAAAGGGGGAGTATCATAA
- the trxA gene encoding thioredoxin, giving the protein MADVLNVTEENFTEEVLESEKPVLVDFWAPWCGYCTKLSPIFDEIAKENSDKLKLVKVNVDESRALAQKLGVMSLPTMILFKNGDQVEKAMGFIPKAVILSKFLPLV; this is encoded by the coding sequence ATGGCAGATGTGTTAAACGTCACCGAAGAAAACTTCACGGAAGAAGTTTTAGAGTCCGAAAAGCCGGTTCTGGTAGATTTTTGGGCACCATGGTGTGGTTACTGTACTAAACTCTCTCCAATATTCGATGAAATTGCTAAGGAAAATAGTGACAAGCTTAAACTAGTTAAGGTCAATGTTGACGAAAGTCGCGCGTTAGCACAAAAACTTGGTGTTATGAGTTTACCGACGATGATACTATTTAAAAATGGTGATCAGGTTGAAAAGGCTATGGGCTTTATACCTAAAGCCGTAATATTATCTAAATTTTTGCCGCTTGTCTGA
- the feoB gene encoding ferrous iron transport protein B has translation MKKIALVGAPNVGKSAIFNYLTSSYVTVSNYPGTTVDVARGDVKLDGNKYEIIDTPGIYSLTPLTDEERVTRQLLVSEPPDVVVHVVDAKNIRRMLSLTLQMLDAGLPVILNLNMIDESQKLGMRINSKRLSDILGIPVNTSSAVRKLGLESLKKEVSRYQPKESIELAFSDDIEKSIAEICQLLIGSYGMTNRMVAILLLQGDEIILNSVRGEPAIAKIIDIIQKLSYSYEHSLDYVLTIKRQLMVDKILDMIIVSAKIEKCSGAERVSRLTREPLTGIPILLFVLYFGLYMFVGQFGAGYLVDYIDETIFSQTINPLIRNLVYSHISIEWLQSLIVGDYGIFSMGFRYAVVIILPIVGTFFLVFAILEDCGYLPRLAMLVDRLFKNLGLNGRAVIPLTLGLGCGTMAVMVTRTLETRRERVIATFLLSLTIPCSAQLGLVLAILSGNSVSVALWAACMGMVFALSGWLTAKLIPGERSAFYMEIPPMRMPIWSNVLTKAYTRMSWYFIEILPVFIITSLILWIGDQSGVLAKLIAITEPAMVMLGLPKEAAQSFLLGFFRRDYGAAGLYDMCTAGLLNDGQLLVAAITLTLFVPCVAQLVVMVKERGLFTSFTMVLLIITLSFAAGMTMHGMLTVFGKNFGY, from the coding sequence TTGAAAAAAATTGCACTAGTTGGTGCGCCTAATGTCGGTAAAAGTGCGATATTTAATTATTTGACATCAAGCTATGTAACAGTCTCAAATTACCCTGGCACCACTGTGGATGTTGCACGAGGCGATGTTAAACTTGATGGGAACAAATATGAAATTATTGATACTCCAGGCATATATTCACTGACACCTTTAACTGATGAAGAAAGAGTCACACGGCAATTACTGGTTAGTGAGCCGCCTGATGTTGTTGTACATGTTGTAGACGCCAAAAATATTCGCCGTATGTTATCATTGACTTTACAGATGCTAGATGCCGGCTTACCTGTAATACTGAATCTGAACATGATAGATGAATCACAAAAGCTAGGTATGAGGATAAATAGCAAAAGATTATCCGACATATTAGGTATACCTGTTAATACAAGTTCAGCCGTCAGAAAGCTTGGACTAGAATCTTTAAAAAAGGAAGTTTCCCGCTACCAACCAAAAGAATCTATAGAATTAGCTTTTTCCGATGATATTGAAAAGTCTATCGCCGAGATCTGTCAATTACTAATAGGCAGTTACGGTATGACCAATAGGATGGTTGCTATTCTTCTGCTGCAAGGTGACGAAATAATTTTAAATTCAGTACGCGGTGAACCAGCGATTGCCAAAATCATAGATATAATACAAAAGTTATCTTATAGCTATGAGCATAGCTTAGACTATGTGCTGACGATAAAGCGGCAGCTTATGGTTGATAAAATATTAGATATGATAATCGTTTCTGCCAAAATTGAAAAATGCAGCGGTGCTGAAAGAGTAAGCCGGTTGACACGAGAACCTCTTACTGGTATCCCAATTTTGCTTTTTGTACTGTATTTTGGTCTTTATATGTTTGTTGGCCAATTTGGAGCAGGATATTTAGTTGATTATATTGATGAAACAATTTTTAGCCAGACAATTAATCCGCTTATTCGAAATTTAGTTTACAGCCATATCTCGATCGAATGGCTGCAATCATTAATAGTAGGTGACTACGGAATTTTCTCAATGGGTTTCCGCTATGCGGTTGTAATAATACTTCCCATTGTTGGCACCTTCTTTTTAGTATTTGCCATTCTTGAGGACTGTGGCTATTTACCGCGACTTGCCATGTTAGTTGATCGGCTATTTAAGAACTTAGGCCTTAACGGTCGAGCGGTCATTCCTTTAACCTTAGGTTTAGGCTGTGGGACGATGGCTGTTATGGTAACGCGTACATTAGAAACGAGAAGGGAAAGAGTTATTGCTACCTTTCTATTATCACTTACAATACCATGTTCAGCGCAACTTGGTCTTGTGTTAGCAATTTTATCAGGAAATAGTGTATCAGTCGCACTATGGGCGGCTTGCATGGGGATGGTATTTGCGCTCAGCGGCTGGCTGACAGCTAAGCTTATACCAGGCGAGCGCAGTGCTTTTTATATGGAAATTCCACCTATGCGCATGCCAATCTGGTCTAACGTCTTAACTAAAGCCTACACCAGAATGTCCTGGTACTTTATAGAAATACTTCCGGTGTTTATTATAACTAGCTTAATATTATGGATTGGCGATCAAAGCGGGGTGCTAGCAAAGCTGATTGCGATAACCGAGCCAGCCATGGTAATGCTAGGACTCCCAAAAGAAGCCGCACAGTCTTTTCTTTTAGGTTTCTTTCGCCGTGATTATGGAGCAGCCGGCTTGTATGACATGTGTACTGCAGGCTTGCTTAATGACGGTCAGTTATTAGTAGCGGCAATTACGCTTACATTATTCGTACCTTGCGTTGCTCAGCTTGTTGTCATGGTAAAAGAAAGAGGACTGTTTACATCGTTTACAATGGTCCTTTTAATAATTACTTTATCTTTTGCGGCCGGAATGACAATGCATGGCATGCTAACAGTATTCGGCAAGAATTTTGGCTATTAG
- a CDS encoding ferrous iron transport protein A, translated as MPVKLTIQELKPGDRVKVFTINSANKNHLRKLAVFGIIPGMEVELLQVKPAYVLRIGYTELALDSEIAKSMTFIR; from the coding sequence ATGCCTGTCAAATTAACAATCCAGGAGCTTAAACCTGGCGATAGGGTAAAAGTCTTTACGATAAACTCTGCTAATAAAAATCATCTGCGGAAACTTGCAGTATTTGGAATCATACCGGGCATGGAGGTAGAGTTGCTGCAGGTGAAGCCAGCATATGTGTTACGGATTGGGTATACTGAATTAGCTCTCGATAGTGAAATTGCCAAGAGTATGACATTTATTCGCTGA
- a CDS encoding DUF1858 domain-containing protein encodes MQITKDMSIIEVVQKYPQTAEVFRNHGMGCLGCAAARFENIEQGASAHGIDVNALVDALNKVVAK; translated from the coding sequence ATGCAAATTACTAAAGATATGAGTATTATCGAGGTAGTTCAAAAATACCCACAAACTGCTGAAGTGTTCCGCAACCATGGAATGGGCTGTTTAGGTTGCGCAGCCGCTCGATTCGAAAATATCGAACAAGGCGCGTCCGCTCATGGCATTGACGTAAATGCACTTGTTGATGCCTTAAACAAAGTTGTTGCAAAATAG
- a CDS encoding YbaK/EbsC family protein: MYSTNALQRVQNFIEKYSDLRIILFDSSTHTSELAAQALGVTVGQIAKTLVFTAESKPYLVVTCGDKKVNTKKLSHVLNVKKVKFASAEVVKEFTGFLPGGVSPVGLASSLPIFLDKSLFEYDVVFAAAGTSNSALPVAPSRLQQITGGTVIDVC, encoded by the coding sequence ATGTATAGCACCAATGCACTACAACGAGTTCAAAATTTTATTGAAAAATACTCTGATTTGAGGATCATTCTGTTTGACAGTAGTACCCACACATCTGAACTAGCAGCGCAAGCGCTCGGTGTAACGGTTGGTCAGATTGCTAAAACGCTAGTGTTTACTGCTGAGAGCAAGCCTTATCTAGTAGTTACATGCGGTGATAAAAAGGTGAATACCAAGAAACTCAGTCATGTGTTAAATGTTAAGAAAGTGAAATTCGCCAGTGCTGAGGTTGTAAAAGAATTTACCGGATTTTTACCGGGGGGAGTATCCCCTGTGGGACTAGCAAGTTCCCTACCTATTTTTTTAGATAAAAGCCTCTTTGAATATGATGTGGTATTCGCGGCTGCCGGGACAAGCAATTCGGCGCTTCCGGTTGCACCGTCACGGCTGCAGCAAATTACCGGCGGCACTGTTATTGATGTTTGTTAG
- the mraZ gene encoding division/cell wall cluster transcriptional repressor MraZ, translating into MLVGEYLHTIDNKSRLILPAKFRDELGDVFIATKGLDNCLFVYARKEWAILEEKLKRLPLANPEARAFMRFFFAGAAELECDKQGRVLLPNNLREYAKLDKDVVVIGVSSRIEIWDKGIWAAYNDQVAPTVAQIAENLIELGI; encoded by the coding sequence GTGCTAGTAGGCGAGTATTTACATACGATAGATAATAAGAGCCGGCTGATATTACCGGCCAAGTTTCGTGATGAGCTTGGCGATGTATTTATTGCTACCAAGGGTCTGGATAATTGTTTGTTTGTATACGCTAGAAAAGAGTGGGCTATCCTAGAAGAAAAGTTAAAACGCCTTCCGCTTGCGAATCCGGAAGCTAGAGCTTTTATGCGTTTCTTTTTTGCAGGAGCGGCTGAACTGGAATGCGATAAACAAGGGCGCGTACTGTTGCCGAATAACCTGCGGGAATATGCCAAACTTGATAAGGACGTTGTCGTAATCGGTGTATCCAGTCGTATTGAGATATGGGATAAAGGAATATGGGCTGCCTATAATGATCAGGTTGCACCCACTGTAGCCCAAATTGCCGAAAATCTAATTGAGCTAGGGATTTAA